A single window of Pirellulales bacterium DNA harbors:
- a CDS encoding redoxin family protein, giving the protein MNRIIRLLPIHCALAIALVCSCLASALLDTARADSFASIRWAGAGTSSEAVKGKSVVMVSFVTWCPICNKWAPEMLDQIKSATADKPVIVLAVATDVGPAEGKDYMLKHNFTGPNILYGADANVPKEYGVDAKNLWNYVWFDPTGKVKEKGAAGSFYPGANNAKNFVVPAHINSATDLGKLEFVSSGMSPGVKDFAWAVELGNLSLLTQISSPRVQRGLNKEDRQALVDMQSKFLDSRLASAKELSSGDVPQKIEAFETATQLSSHFRTTAQGKEAVKIASSLNSDPAFRKEMTAQKQYYLAQNKAGGDDAKLAKLLRAVSVHFANTYYGEQAKREAETTAGESPEKASTAKEPKGPAAKNSTAISDSPSK; this is encoded by the coding sequence ATGAACCGCATCATCCGCTTGCTGCCGATCCATTGTGCGTTGGCGATTGCGCTCGTTTGCAGTTGTTTGGCAAGCGCATTGCTCGATACGGCTCGGGCCGATTCGTTCGCTTCGATCCGTTGGGCGGGAGCCGGCACATCCAGCGAAGCAGTGAAGGGAAAGAGCGTCGTGATGGTGTCGTTTGTCACCTGGTGCCCGATCTGCAACAAATGGGCGCCCGAGATGCTCGACCAAATAAAGTCGGCCACCGCCGACAAGCCGGTCATCGTGCTGGCCGTCGCCACGGATGTCGGGCCGGCCGAGGGCAAGGACTACATGCTCAAGCATAATTTCACCGGCCCGAACATTCTGTATGGCGCCGATGCAAATGTTCCGAAGGAATACGGCGTCGATGCGAAGAACCTTTGGAATTATGTGTGGTTCGACCCGACCGGAAAGGTCAAGGAAAAGGGCGCCGCCGGCAGCTTTTATCCGGGTGCAAATAATGCGAAAAATTTCGTCGTGCCCGCCCATATCAATTCCGCAACCGACCTTGGCAAGCTCGAATTCGTCTCGTCGGGGATGTCGCCAGGCGTGAAGGATTTCGCTTGGGCCGTCGAATTGGGCAATCTTTCGCTGCTTACGCAAATCTCGTCGCCGCGGGTGCAGCGCGGGCTCAACAAGGAAGACCGCCAGGCATTGGTCGACATGCAATCGAAGTTCCTCGATTCGCGGCTGGCGAGCGCCAAGGAACTTTCGAGCGGCGACGTGCCGCAGAAGATCGAGGCGTTTGAAACGGCAACGCAATTGTCCAGCCATTTCCGCACTACGGCCCAGGGGAAGGAAGCCGTCAAAATCGCCTCGTCGCTGAACAGCGACCCGGCGTTTCGCAAGGAGATGACGGCCCAAAAGCAATACTATCTCGCACAGAACAAAGCCGGTGGCGACGACGCAAAGCTCGCCAAACTGCTCCGGGCCGTCTCGGTTCATTTCGCCAATACCTATTACGGCGAACAGGCCAAACGCGAAGCCGAGACGACGGCCGGTGAATCGCCGGAAAAAGCCTCGACCGCGAAAGAACCGAAGGGCCCAGCGGCGAAGAATTCAACCGCAATTAGCGATTCGCCGTCGAAGTAA
- a CDS encoding glycosyltransferase: protein MPRRILVLSASVGAGHLRAAEAVELALRQLDPDATIENVDVLKLSSAVFRRVYGQAYLDMVNRTPHVLGYFYDLLDRKPSPKQRSDSMRRLVQRMNLGRFLKFLSSESWDVVVNTHFLPAEIIAGLKLKKKFGAPQITTVTDFETHRLWANEPCEQYFTATREAVVHLESWGVPAASVAVSGIPIHPVFTVKKDRGDCLERHGLVGDRPLILQLSGGFGVGPIEKIFRAILDIEQPVELVVVTGRNAALQKELAQAEVPERHRVHVVGYTTEIDELMNVADIVVTKPGGLTSSEVLARGAAMAIVNPIPGQESRNSDYLLEHGAAIKLNNVCTLSYKLNALLAEPKKLARLKANSRRLGKPKAAFEVARRALEMAN, encoded by the coding sequence ATGCCCCGCCGCATCCTGGTTCTCTCGGCCTCGGTCGGCGCGGGGCATTTGCGGGCTGCCGAGGCCGTCGAACTCGCCCTGCGGCAACTCGATCCCGACGCGACGATCGAAAATGTCGATGTACTTAAGCTCAGTAGCGCCGTCTTCCGCCGCGTCTACGGTCAAGCCTATCTCGACATGGTCAACCGCACGCCCCACGTGCTCGGTTATTTCTACGACCTGCTCGACCGGAAGCCGTCGCCGAAGCAACGCTCCGACAGTATGCGGCGATTGGTGCAACGGATGAATCTTGGCCGGTTTCTGAAGTTTTTGTCGTCCGAGTCGTGGGACGTCGTCGTGAACACGCACTTTTTGCCGGCCGAGATCATTGCCGGCCTGAAGCTGAAAAAGAAGTTCGGCGCTCCGCAAATCACCACGGTCACGGATTTCGAAACGCACCGGCTTTGGGCCAACGAACCGTGCGAGCAATATTTCACCGCCACGCGCGAAGCAGTCGTGCATCTCGAATCGTGGGGCGTGCCCGCCGCTTCGGTCGCCGTCAGCGGCATTCCGATTCATCCGGTGTTCACCGTGAAAAAGGACCGCGGCGATTGCCTCGAGCGGCACGGGCTGGTGGGCGATCGGCCGCTCATATTGCAACTTTCCGGCGGCTTTGGCGTGGGGCCGATCGAAAAAATCTTTCGTGCCATTCTCGATATCGAGCAGCCCGTGGAACTCGTCGTCGTCACCGGTCGGAACGCGGCCTTGCAAAAAGAACTGGCGCAAGCCGAAGTGCCGGAGCGGCATCGAGTGCATGTGGTCGGCTATACCACCGAGATCGACGAGCTAATGAACGTCGCCGATATCGTGGTTACGAAGCCGGGCGGGCTGACCAGCTCGGAAGTTCTTGCCCGCGGCGCCGCAATGGCGATCGTCAATCCGATCCCCGGCCAGGAAAGCCGCAACAGCGATTATCTGTTGGAACACGGCGCGGCGATCAAGCTCAACAATGTTTGCACGCTGTCGTACAAGCTCAACGCGCTATTGGCGGAACCCAAAAAATTGGCCCGCTTGAAAGCCAACAGCCGCCGCCTGGGCAAACCGAAAGCCGCCTTCGAAGTCGCCCGCCGAGCCCTCGAAATGGCGAATTGA
- the sdhB gene encoding succinate dehydrogenase iron-sulfur subunit, giving the protein MSESHAHDSAAPHADNGHSHAPARTHFEVRILRQNAPGEQSYWERHKVAHEPDMNVISVLQRIAAQATTIDGIAVAPVAWDCNCLEEVCGACTMVVNGHVRQACSALVDRLLEDNAEEIELRPMQKFPVVRDLVVDRGRLFRALEKLHCWIPVDGYYDLGSGPPASPAQQQERYPLSECMSCGCCLDACPQYTKIELERREGETDEQFHARREAAYDRNFVGAHAISQVMLMNLHPTGTMQAGERIDALTAEGGIQVCGNAQNCVQVCPKHIPLTRSIGRAGRAATKRMFQRFFDR; this is encoded by the coding sequence ATGTCCGAATCGCACGCCCACGACTCCGCCGCCCCCCACGCCGACAACGGCCACTCCCACGCCCCGGCGCGCACGCATTTCGAAGTGCGCATCCTGCGGCAAAATGCTCCCGGCGAGCAAAGCTATTGGGAGCGGCACAAGGTGGCACACGAACCGGACATGAACGTGATCAGTGTCTTGCAGCGCATCGCCGCGCAGGCCACGACGATCGACGGCATCGCGGTCGCCCCGGTGGCCTGGGATTGCAATTGCCTGGAAGAGGTTTGCGGCGCCTGCACGATGGTCGTCAATGGCCATGTTCGGCAAGCTTGTTCGGCGTTGGTCGATCGGCTGCTGGAAGACAATGCCGAGGAAATCGAGCTGCGGCCGATGCAAAAATTTCCGGTCGTTCGCGATTTGGTGGTCGATCGCGGCCGGCTGTTCCGGGCCTTAGAAAAGCTCCACTGTTGGATACCGGTCGACGGCTATTACGACCTGGGCTCCGGGCCGCCAGCATCGCCGGCGCAGCAGCAGGAGCGCTATCCGCTCAGCGAGTGCATGAGTTGCGGCTGTTGCTTGGATGCCTGCCCGCAATACACGAAGATCGAACTCGAGCGCCGCGAAGGCGAGACCGACGAGCAATTCCATGCCCGCCGCGAAGCGGCCTACGACCGCAATTTCGTCGGCGCGCATGCGATCAGCCAAGTGATGCTGATGAATCTGCATCCGACCGGCACGATGCAAGCCGGCGAGCGGATCGACGCCCTGACGGCCGAGGGGGGCATCCAAGTCTGCGGCAACGCGCAGAATTGCGTGCAGGTTTGCCCGAAGCACATCCCGCTAACCCGCTCGATCGGCCGCGCCGGCCGCGCCGCAACGAAGCGCATGTTCCAGCGATTCTTCGATCGCTAA
- the sdhA gene encoding succinate dehydrogenase flavoprotein subunit yields MAKQRVMIVGGGLAGLAAAMKLAELGVDVDLMSLTPVKRSHSVCAQGGINSVNALTRQQGDTEWNHLDDTVYGGDFLQHQPPVKEMVYWGPRIIDLMDRLGVPFNRTPEGFRDQRRFGGTLFKRTAFAGATTGQQLLYALDEQVRRWETEGKVTKYEFWDFLAPVLDDDGICRGCVGQDLVTMEIRAFPADAVVIASGGCGLIFGRSTMSMACTGSAVSRAFQAGAKYGNGEFIQVHPTAVPGADKLRLMSESARGEGGRVWVPRTPHDPRDPKSIPENERYYFLEERYPKYGNLVPRDIATREIFNICTHEGLSVDPTRPCVYLDLTHIPRATLDLKLGGILEIYEKFTGVDPRTAPMKIFPAVHYSMGGLWVDYQRSADGGLQLGNPRNQQTNISGLYAIGECDYQYHGANRLGANSLLSCIFSGLIVAPSIDSRLKSQKGIAADSSSKLFAHAVRQKQAEHDALLKNSAAGRGISGVGRGGENPYRIHEELGQVMTRAATVVRYNSTLAEAIDSVHALQDRLRRSSLSDTGNWTNQNVVFTKALRDMIPLAKTILLGALKRDECRGAHFKPDFMMPGIESSDPAEQRRQAEAWCDRFEANTRKWLKSTIAVLDVNGEPQLSYEDVDTSLITPRPRLYGLVGAEIIEQVWKERQAAKQLSNNGAPQSVAHPEAVKN; encoded by the coding sequence ATGGCGAAGCAACGGGTGATGATCGTGGGCGGCGGCTTGGCCGGCTTGGCGGCCGCGATGAAGTTGGCCGAACTCGGGGTCGATGTCGATCTGATGAGCCTGACGCCGGTCAAACGCTCGCACAGTGTTTGCGCTCAAGGCGGAATCAACAGCGTCAACGCGCTGACGCGCCAACAAGGCGACACCGAATGGAACCATCTCGACGACACCGTTTACGGCGGCGATTTTCTGCAGCATCAGCCGCCGGTGAAAGAGATGGTGTATTGGGGGCCGCGGATCATCGACTTGATGGATCGGCTTGGCGTCCCTTTCAATCGCACTCCGGAAGGCTTTCGCGATCAACGGCGGTTTGGCGGCACGCTCTTCAAGCGAACCGCCTTCGCCGGCGCCACCACGGGCCAGCAATTGCTGTATGCCCTTGACGAGCAAGTTCGCCGCTGGGAAACGGAAGGCAAGGTCACCAAATATGAATTTTGGGACTTTTTAGCCCCCGTGCTCGACGACGACGGCATCTGCCGCGGCTGCGTCGGCCAGGATTTGGTCACCATGGAAATCCGCGCCTTCCCGGCCGATGCCGTCGTGATCGCCTCGGGCGGCTGCGGCCTGATCTTCGGCCGCTCGACGATGTCGATGGCCTGCACCGGCAGCGCCGTGAGCCGGGCGTTTCAAGCGGGGGCGAAATACGGCAACGGCGAATTCATTCAGGTCCATCCCACGGCCGTCCCCGGGGCCGACAAACTCCGCCTGATGAGCGAAAGCGCGCGCGGCGAAGGGGGCCGCGTGTGGGTGCCCCGCACGCCACACGATCCGCGCGATCCAAAATCGATTCCCGAAAACGAGCGCTACTATTTTCTCGAAGAGCGCTATCCGAAATACGGCAACCTCGTGCCGCGCGATATCGCCACGCGCGAAATCTTCAACATCTGCACGCACGAAGGATTGAGCGTCGATCCAACCCGGCCCTGCGTTTATCTCGATCTGACACACATTCCCCGCGCGACGCTCGATCTCAAACTCGGCGGCATCTTGGAAATTTACGAGAAATTCACCGGAGTCGATCCGCGCACGGCGCCGATGAAGATTTTCCCCGCCGTCCACTATTCGATGGGCGGCCTGTGGGTCGATTATCAACGATCCGCCGACGGCGGCCTGCAACTCGGCAACCCGCGGAATCAGCAAACGAACATTTCCGGCCTGTATGCGATCGGCGAATGCGATTATCAATATCACGGCGCCAACCGGCTGGGCGCTAATTCGCTGTTGAGCTGTATTTTCAGCGGGCTGATCGTCGCGCCGAGCATCGACTCGCGGTTGAAATCGCAGAAGGGGATCGCCGCCGACAGTTCGTCAAAGCTCTTCGCGCATGCCGTGCGCCAGAAGCAGGCCGAACACGACGCGCTGCTGAAAAACAGCGCCGCGGGCCGCGGCATTTCCGGCGTCGGTCGCGGCGGCGAGAACCCCTATCGCATTCATGAAGAATTGGGCCAGGTGATGACCCGGGCGGCCACGGTGGTGCGCTACAACTCGACGCTGGCCGAAGCGATCGACAGCGTTCACGCGCTGCAAGATCGCCTCCGCCGCTCATCGCTTTCCGACACCGGGAATTGGACGAACCAAAACGTCGTTTTCACCAAGGCCCTGCGCGACATGATCCCGCTGGCCAAGACGATCCTGCTCGGAGCGCTCAAGCGCGACGAATGCCGTGGCGCTCATTTCAAGCCCGATTTCATGATGCCCGGCATCGAAAGTTCCGATCCGGCCGAGCAGCGGCGGCAAGCGGAGGCATGGTGCGACCGATTCGAGGCGAACACGCGGAAGTGGCTTAAATCGACGATTGCCGTTCTGGATGTCAACGGCGAGCCGCAGTTGAGCTATGAAGACGTCGACACCTCGCTGATCACGCCGCGGCCGCGGCTTTACGGCTTGGTCGGGGCGGAGATCATCGAACAAGTCTGGAAAGAACGCCAGGCCGCAAAGCAACTTTCCAACAACGGCGCACCGCAATCCGTCGCCCACCCCGAAGCCGTGAAGAACTAA
- a CDS encoding succinate dehydrogenase — protein MDANGSSFFSRHQFLIYRLFSLAGLIPIGAYLVVHLITNSLVLNGPAAYQDAVGQIHALGIFLPLVEWTFIFIPILFHAIIGCIIIAGGMPNANAYPYGSNIRYTLQRATGMIVFAFIVWHVLQMHRLGLLFGGGHFDSEAATSSTAITLAPALTRVLYAIGIVSAVYHLSNGLWTQGITWGIWTTQPAMRRAGRACFGFGLVVGFIGLAALYGFCTVDVSKAKIVEKNIETLHEIRTGERSPDMLSTRAETPRK, from the coding sequence TTGGACGCCAACGGCTCGTCGTTCTTCTCGCGGCATCAATTTCTTATCTACCGACTGTTTTCGCTTGCTGGCCTGATCCCGATCGGCGCTTATCTGGTCGTGCATCTGATCACGAATTCGCTGGTGCTCAACGGGCCGGCCGCCTATCAGGACGCCGTCGGCCAGATTCACGCCTTGGGGATCTTTCTGCCGCTGGTGGAATGGACGTTTATCTTCATCCCAATTCTGTTTCACGCCATTATCGGCTGCATCATCATTGCCGGAGGCATGCCCAACGCCAACGCCTATCCCTACGGCAGCAATATCCGCTACACGTTGCAACGGGCGACCGGGATGATTGTCTTCGCATTCATCGTCTGGCATGTACTGCAAATGCATCGACTGGGCTTGCTCTTCGGGGGCGGACATTTCGACTCGGAAGCCGCCACCTCTTCCACCGCCATCACGCTCGCTCCCGCTCTGACTCGAGTGCTGTATGCAATTGGCATTGTCTCGGCCGTATACCATTTATCGAATGGGCTGTGGACGCAAGGCATCACCTGGGGCATTTGGACCACGCAGCCCGCGATGCGCCGCGCTGGACGGGCATGCTTCGGCTTCGGGCTGGTCGTGGGTTTTATCGGATTGGCGGCTCTCTATGGATTCTGCACCGTCGATGTAAGCAAGGCAAAAATTGTCGAAAAGAATATCGAAACGCTCCACGAGATTCGCACCGGCGAACGATCGCCCGACATGCTCTCCACACGCGCCGAAACGCCGCGGAAATAA